CCCGAGCCGGAAGTGCTGGTTCCCGCGCGCAAGATGAAGCGCGAGCCTGTGCTCAAGCACGCGCCGGCGGTGCCCGAAGCCACGCTCGCCAAGGTCGTGCGCGAAGTCGTCGCCAAGAAGGCCAAGGCCGCGTTCACGCTGCGCCTCGACCAGGAGCGCCATCTCAAGCTTCGCCTCGCATCGGCGATCACTTGCCGCTCGGCGCAGCAACTCGTCACCCAGGCGCTCGACCAGTTCCTGGAAACACTCGAGGGCATCGACGCACTCGCCAGCCAGATCGACCCCGCACAGGACCGTCGGTGAAGGACAAGACCATGAATAGCCGCAAGATGATCAAGTTCGGCCTATCGGCGCTCGTTCTGGGCGGTGTGGCGGTGACCGGCGTCGCGACGCAGGGCTTTTCCAGCGCTGCCTTTGCGACTTCGGGCGTCAACGCCAAGAAGGCCGCGTCGGAAGCCAAGGCCGCGACCAAGGCGATCGCCAAGCGCAAGGCCGGCGAAGCCGTGCAGCATGCCGAGGCGGCAGTGGCGAACGATCCCACCAACGCCGGCTATCGCGCGCTGCTGGGCCAGGCCTATCTGCTGTCGGGCCGCTTCACTTCGGCGGCGCAGGCACTGAACGACTCGCTGACGCTGGATCCGCAGGACGGCCGCGTGGCGCTGAACCTCGCGCTCGCCAAGGTCGCCAATGGCGACTGGGCCGGCGCACGCTCGACGCTGCAGGCCAATGCCGCGACGATCCCCGCCAGCGATCGCGGGCTCGCCTTCGCGCTGGCCGGCGATCCGGTGACGGCGATCGATATTCTCGGCCCCGCCGCGCGCGAAGCGACGGCAACCGCCAAGACCCGCCAGAACCTCGCGCTGAGCTTTGCGCTCGCCGGGCGCTGGAAGGAAGCCGGCCAGGTCGCGTCGATGGACGTGTCGCCCGACCAGCTCCAGGCGCGGCTCACCCAGTGGGCGCAGTTCGCGCGCCCGGCCAATGCCTATGACCAGGTCGCTTCGCTGCTCAACGTGCAAGCCGTGCAGGACGGCGGACAGCCGATCGCGCTGGCGCTGAACCAGCAGCCGGGCGTCGCCGTTGCGGCGGTCGCTCCCGCGCCGCTCGCCGATCCGGTCGATGCCTATATGCCCGGCGTGCCCCAGGGGGCCGCGCAGGTCGCCGCCGAGGCCGGCGTCGAAGTTGCTTCGGCACCCGTGTCCGCGCCCGAAGCGCAGCCCGAGCCGCAGCAGGTTGCCGGCACCGGGCCGCAGATCGTGTTCGGCCCGCGCGCGGAAATGGTCCAGCAGTTCCGTGCTGCCCCGCAGGCAGTCCGCGCACCCGCTGCCAAGCCAGCGGTTCGCGTTGCCAAGGTAACCGCCGCTGTTGCGCCGGTTCCGGCCGCTGCCGCGAAGGCAAAGCCCGGCAATTACTATGTCCAGCTCGGCGCGTATGACAATGCCGACGTCGCACGCGATGGCTGGGCACGCTATACCCGCCAGGTTTCCGCGCTTCGCGGCGAGACTCCGCAGGGCATGCAATTCTCCAGCCGCGGCAGCAATTTCTATCGCCTGTCGGTCGGCGGCTACACCCGCGACGACGCGACGTCGCTGTGCCGCCAGGTTCGCGCCAGCGGCAGCGCATGCTTCGTGCGCGTCCAGGCCGGCGATGCCGTCGCCGCATGGGTCAAGAGCGGCGGGCGCACCCAAGTCGCCGCGCGCTGAACTACGACAGATTTCGTCACGGGAAAGGCCGGGGCAATTGCTCCGGCCTTTTTCGTTGTGCGTCACGGGCGCACGCGTAATCTGCGGTTCATCTTTGCGCCTTTAGCTTCGATTCTTCGCGATCTTGGGGAGTAGTTGACATGCTTCGTCTGTCCCTTGCCGCCGCTTGCGCCGCCGCCCTTGCGCTCCCTGCGGCCGCATATGCCCAGACGGCGCTGTCGCCGGCGGATCAGCAACGAACCGTGTGTGCGCCCAAGCGCGATAAGGCCGGGAACAAGATCGGCGGCGAGATCTGCATGACCGGCGCGCAATGGCAGAAGACGCTCGCCAAGGTGCGGATGCCCGCCAAATATCAGTATGCGGCGAAGTCCAAGCGAGGCGCGGGGCAGCCCTATCTGGCCGCCTCCGGCTATTATCGGACAAGCACCTTTGGTTCGAGCGCGGCCAAATCGAATTTCCCCGGCCGCGCAACCCGGTAATGCCCGGGCGCCGGTCCTACTCGACCGGTGTTCCCCCCTTGTAGAGCGCGAGCACCTTGCCTTGCACCGGCAGGCGATCGAACGGCGTATTGCCGGCGCGTGCCGCCATGCGTTCGGCTTCGATCTGCCATGGCGCGCCGGGATCGAGCACGATCAGGTCGGCGGGTGCGCCCGGGGCCAGCGTGCCGGTCTGCAGCCCGAGGATCTTGGCCGGATTGGCGGCGAGCAGCGCGAACAGCCGCTCGATCGGGATCACTCCGTCGCGGACCAGCCCGAGCGACAGTGCCAGCAGCGTCTCGGCGCCCGACATGCCGGGTTCCGAATCGCTGAAGGGCAGGCGCTTCGCCTCGGGACCGCGCGGATCATGGCCCGATGCGATCACGTCGATCGTACCGTCCTTGACTGCCGCCAGCGACGCCTGACGGTCGCCTTCGCCGCGCAGCGGCGGGGAGAGATGGGCAAAGGTGCGGAAATCGCTCATCGCGATGTCGGACAGCAGCAGGTGCGCCGGCGTGATGCCGCAGGTGACGTGCACGCCGCGGCGCCTGGCGGCGCGGATCAGGTCGAACGCCGCGGCGGTGGTGACCTGGCGAAAATGGATGCGCGCGCCGGTTTCCTCGGCGAGCATCAGGTCGCGCCCGACCGCCAGCGCTTCGGCGATGGCGGGGGCGGCGGGAAGGCCGTGGCGCGTCGCGGTTTCGCCTTCGGTCGCGACAGCGCCGTCGGTCAGTCCGCCATCCTCGGCATGGGTGACCACTGCTACGCCGCAATCGCGGGCATAGGCGAGCACCTTGCGCATCGTCGACGACGACGCGATCCAGCGCCGGCCGGTGGCGACGGCGCGCGCGCCGGCGGAGGTGTTGATCGCCATCTCGCCCAGGTCCTGGCCGTCGAGGCCTCGCGTCGCGGCGGCGAGCGGATGGACCCACAGCGCCGGCTTGCCCGACAATGCGGCGCGGCGGACGATGCCGGGATCGTCGAGCACCGGCGACTGATCGGGCATCAGCCCGACGCGCGCGATCCCGCCGGCGCGGCAGGCAGGCTTGTCGACGGCGAACACGCCGAGATCGATGAGCGCCGGGGCAAGCGTCTTGCCGGCGAGATCGACGACCTGCGCGTCGCCGGGCACTTCGAAACTGCCCACCGCGGCGATCGTGTCGCCTTCGACCAGCAGTCCGCCGGTGCTGCAGCCGGCGACCGGGCAGACCAGCTGCGCGTTCAGGAACGCCCTCTTCATGCCCAGCCCTCCACGCCGCGCTCGGCGCGCGTAAGCACGTCGAGACAGGCCATGCGGACCGCCACGCCCATTTCCACCTGCTCGGTGATCGCGCTGCGCGTCGGGTGATCGGCGACGCTCGATTCGATCTCGACGCCGCGGTTCATCGGCCCCGGATGCATCACCAGCGCGTCGGGCTTGGCGCGCGCCAGCCGCTCCGGCGTGAGCCCGTAGCGCATGTGGAATTCGCGGGTGGAAGGGATGTAGCCGCCCGCCATCCGCTCGTTCTGGACGCGCAGCATCATCACGACGTCGGCACCTTCAAGCGCGGCGTCGAAATCGGTATAGGGCTGGACGTACATCCGCTCGATCGCCGCGGGCATCAAGGTCGAGGGCGCGACGACGCGGACCTCGGCGGCGAGCGCGGTCAGCGCCAGCATGTTCGAGCGCGCGACGCGGCTGTGGAGGATGTCGCCGCAGATCACCACGCGCTGCCCGGCAACGCTGCCCCGGCGGCGGCGGATGGTCAGTGCGTCGAGCAGCGCTTGCGTGGGATGCTCGTGCCAGCCGTCGCCGGCGTTGAGCACCGGGCAATCGACCTTCTGCGCGATCAGGTCGACTGCGCCCGAACTCATGTGGCGGATGACGATCACGTCGGCGCGCATCGCATTGAGCGTCACCGCGGTATCGATCAGTGTCTCGCCCTTCTTCACGCTCGATTGGGCGGCGTGCATGTTGACGACATCGGCGCCGAGCCGCTTGCCGGCAATCTCGAACGACAGCAAAGTCCGAGTCGAATTCTCGAAGAACGCGTTGATCTGAGTGAGGCCTTCGAGCCTTTTGTCGCTCTTCGCGCGGGTACGGTTCGCCTCGACCCATTGCTCGGCCTCGTCGAGCAGGAAGACGATCTCGTGCGGCTGGAGGCCGGCGATGCCGGTCAGGTGCCGGTGCGGGAAGGCGGCGCGGCCGGGAAGCTGCGCCGCGGGGCTGTGATCGGAAGCTTGCATTAAAGGGGCGGGTTAGACGCGGCCGGCGCAACAGGCAAGCCGCGCCGCCGCCTCAACCGGGCAGGAAGATCGTTCGCGCGCTGTTGACGACGAGGTCGATCAGCCCGGCGCGGAAACGCTCGAGCTTTGTCTTGAGGATGCCAAGGTCGCCCAGCGCGACGAGCTTCGCCAGATGCTCCAGGTCGCGGGCGAGTTCGGCGAATTCGTCGAGCGAGAGTTCGCCGCTCTCCAGCTCGCGGGTCATGCCCTTGAGTTCGCCCTTGGCGAAGTCGAGAAACTCGCTGGTATCGTCCAGCGCCTGCTGCGGCACGTCGCCCAGCGTTTCGCGCGCGAGATCGGCGGCGCCGGTGAGGACCGCTTCCAGAAACGCCTCGAACTTACTCATTGCCTGTCTCCGTCGCGGCGTCCGCGGCATCCGGATTCATTGCCGGGCAGGCGGTCTTTTCCTTCTTGTTGGCTTCCAGGCAGATCAGCCGGTCGAACGCCAGCCGGATGCGGCGGAGCTTGCGGGTCCGATAGGCTTCGCCGGTCGGGCCCTTGCTCCAGCGCACGAAGAAGCTGCCGAGCAGCGCGTCTTGTGAACGGTCGCGGATGATCGCCCACATCGCCGTCGCTTCCTGGTTATAGGCAGTGCCGGCGGAGAATTCATAGGCGCCGTCGAGCCTGGTCTGGAGCGCGCGCGCCTCGGCGGCGTGATCGGCCCAGGGCTCGCCGGAAATGGCGATCAGCGCCAGCGTCTCTGCCTTGAGCTGGGTAGCGTTGGTATAGGCCTGGAGGCTGTAGCCCGCGATGATCGGCGTGCAGGCGGCAAGAACAAGCGTGGCTGCCAGCAGCGCCAGCCAGCGTCTGATCGACGTCAGGCGCAATATCCGCTCCGTCATCTCGCACTACCCCCCCGAACAAGGGAGCAACGATAGCAGCCGGACGGGGCGGCGTCGCGCCCATATCTACGCAAAGGTCAGGCGTTGACCAGCGCGTCGATCGCCGCCTGGAGGATATGCGCGGCGGCCATGTTGTCGATCATCTCGGCCCGGCGGGCGCG
This genomic stretch from Sphingomonas sp. LM7 harbors:
- a CDS encoding SPOR domain-containing protein produces the protein MNSRKMIKFGLSALVLGGVAVTGVATQGFSSAAFATSGVNAKKAASEAKAATKAIAKRKAGEAVQHAEAAVANDPTNAGYRALLGQAYLLSGRFTSAAQALNDSLTLDPQDGRVALNLALAKVANGDWAGARSTLQANAATIPASDRGLAFALAGDPVTAIDILGPAAREATATAKTRQNLALSFALAGRWKEAGQVASMDVSPDQLQARLTQWAQFARPANAYDQVASLLNVQAVQDGGQPIALALNQQPGVAVAAVAPAPLADPVDAYMPGVPQGAAQVAAEAGVEVASAPVSAPEAQPEPQQVAGTGPQIVFGPRAEMVQQFRAAPQAVRAPAAKPAVRVAKVTAAVAPVPAAAAKAKPGNYYVQLGAYDNADVARDGWARYTRQVSALRGETPQGMQFSSRGSNFYRLSVGGYTRDDATSLCRQVRASGSACFVRVQAGDAVAAWVKSGGRTQVAAR
- a CDS encoding aspartate carbamoyltransferase catalytic subunit, with protein sequence MQASDHSPAAQLPGRAAFPHRHLTGIAGLQPHEIVFLLDEAEQWVEANRTRAKSDKRLEGLTQINAFFENSTRTLLSFEIAGKRLGADVVNMHAAQSSVKKGETLIDTAVTLNAMRADVIVIRHMSSGAVDLIAQKVDCPVLNAGDGWHEHPTQALLDALTIRRRRGSVAGQRVVICGDILHSRVARSNMLALTALAAEVRVVAPSTLMPAAIERMYVQPYTDFDAALEGADVVMMLRVQNERMAGGYIPSTREFHMRYGLTPERLARAKPDALVMHPGPMNRGVEIESSVADHPTRSAITEQVEMGVAVRMACLDVLTRAERGVEGWA
- a CDS encoding dihydroorotase family protein produces the protein MKRAFLNAQLVCPVAGCSTGGLLVEGDTIAAVGSFEVPGDAQVVDLAGKTLAPALIDLGVFAVDKPACRAGGIARVGLMPDQSPVLDDPGIVRRAALSGKPALWVHPLAAATRGLDGQDLGEMAINTSAGARAVATGRRWIASSSTMRKVLAYARDCGVAVVTHAEDGGLTDGAVATEGETATRHGLPAAPAIAEALAVGRDLMLAEETGARIHFRQVTTAAAFDLIRAARRRGVHVTCGITPAHLLLSDIAMSDFRTFAHLSPPLRGEGDRQASLAAVKDGTIDVIASGHDPRGPEAKRLPFSDSEPGMSGAETLLALSLGLVRDGVIPIERLFALLAANPAKILGLQTGTLAPGAPADLIVLDPGAPWQIEAERMAARAGNTPFDRLPVQGKVLALYKGGTPVE